The genomic interval GACTTCATAGCAGGACCCTGATCACTGACCAGGAGAACCTTCTCTGGAAAGCATTCCCCTCCAATCACGCTCACCGATTCTCTTTTTGCCATCTCAATGGCCTCTATCAGATCCTCTGCCGTATGACTCTGCCTGATCAGGCAAGCAAGTACATACCGGGAGAAGTAATCCATAACATTGGTGGAGTAGTACGTGCCATAGTCACGGATCTCAAACTCTGTAAAGTCCACCTGCCAGAGCTGATTGATTCCCTCAGGCTTATGAAGGTATTGCTTTCTTGCCTGTATCTGGGTCTTTAATTCCTGTGTGTAGTTAGACGGCAGGAGAAGCCCCATCTCCTTCATCGCCTCATATGTCCCGTACTTCGTTATCTCTACATCATGCCTGAATCTCATCAGTGCCCATATCTTCTTGTGACCGTATTCAGGGTTTTTTAACGATAGCTCCTCGATCAACTGCTTCTTGTGTGATTCGATCCCCTTAGGAGACTGATCCCTGTGCTGGGGCAGCATAGCTCCTGGGAGCCTATAGGTGTAGGCATTGAGATGAAAGAGGATGCAACGGGCCTTCTTGTAAAAGCAGCGCTCAACCTTGACACCATCAGAGGCAGAGAGGCGTA from Nitrospirota bacterium carries:
- a CDS encoding transposase family protein, with amino-acid sequence MLPQHRDQSPKGIESHKKQLIEELSLKNPEYGHKKIWALMRFRHDVEITKYGTYEAMKEMGLLLPSNYTQELKTQIQARKQYLHKPEGINQLWQVDFTEFEIRDYGTYYSTNVMDYFSRYVLACLIRQSHTAEDLIEAIEMAKRESVSVIGGECFPEKVLLVSDQGPAMKSKTFRKYIQGSLFKHILARGHHPQTIGMLERFNESQKYERIYRREYTDPIDAEMDLEVYRIKYNTYRPHEALGYDVPANIYQLNNMVGLTLNSK
- a CDS encoding HK97 family phage prohead protease encodes the protein MLGQHSSWEPIGVGIEMKEDATGLLVKAALNLDTIRGREAYSLLKQGALKLQ